The genomic interval TGTTTATCATTTAAACCTCAATATTGGATTCTCTGAAATGATTTTGCAAAATGCAGTAGTTTTCTAATTTACTAATTTAGAGATATGGAGCACGGGGTACTAAAATGTTGTTCATTGCCAATTATATAAAAAGTATATATTCAACATCAATTGTTAATATTTGTGCGGATAGCTACCTTTAACGTTGAGAACATGTTCGAAAGGCCATTGGCAATGAATTTGCCATCATGGGAGGATGGTAAAAAAGTTCTTAAAGATTTTGATGATTTGACCAACCTAATTCAAAATCAGACATATACCGAGCAAATTAAACAAGATATTCTAAAAATAATGGGACAACACAAAGGATTACTGGCAAACCATGTGAGTAAGTTCATTTCTCTTGTAGAGGTCAGAGAAAAGTTGGTAAAGAAGCAAAAGGGAGAATATGTGGTTGTTCCCGACGGTAGGGACAAGTGGATAGGATGGTTTGAGCTTAAAAAGGACACTATTAAAGAAGTGGCAATTGAAAATACTGCTAGGGTTATCAATGAGTTAAAAGCTGATATATTATGTGTAGTCGAAGCTGAGAATAGGATTTCATTAAAGCGCTTTAATGAAATGATGTTACCAAAATTAAATGGACAACCGTTTAACCACATAATGCTTATTGATGGTAATGATGATCGAGGTATAGACGTGGGTATAACAACAAGAAAACCTTTTGAAATCAAGTCAATGGTTAGTCACATTGATGACGATGATAATGAAGGGCAGATTTTTAGTAGGGATTGTGCTGAGTACCATGTTTCTACAGGATCGGACAAAGACTTGGTAGTATTGATAAACCATTTTAAAAGCAAAGGCTTTGGAAATCAACAAGATAACAACAAGAAACGCAGGCGACAAGCTAAAAAGGTCAGAGACATATACAATGAACTAGCCAAGAAGTTTGAATATGTAATAGTCGCAGGAGATCTAAATGACACTCCTGACAGTGTCCCCCTTAAACCTCTTTTGGGAAATGGATCAAACTTGGTGGATGTAATGAAACACGAAAAATATGTTGGTGATGGTCGACCAGGAACTCATGGCAATGGATCAAAAGGAGGAAAACTGGATTATATTCTGATGTCGCCAGAAGTTGGAAAGAAGGTCAAGTTAGGAGGTATTGAAAGAAGAGGAGTATGGGGAGGAAAAAATGGTGATCTTTTCCCGCACTTTCCGGAAATAAAATCGGCAAAGGACGCAGCTTCAGACCATGCAGCGTTATGGATAGATGTGGATTTATAAATTCAAGTAATTTCTTTTTGGTATTGTTATTATTCAGTAACAATACGAACTGATTTATAACCATCTTCTCAACTGCCATGCTACTGCATCGGATAGATAGTTTCCCAAACTTGAATATTGATCAAGTCCATTCTATTAATAGGAGTTCTAATTCCATAATTTTATCTTCAGAAGAACAATTCAGCCTTGATCTTCAAGGATTATTGACCACACACGATGAATAAGAATGTTGAAAATAGAATATACTGAGATTTCACTTATATCATGCAAATTCTCTTGATTTTGCGAACTTGTTAAGTTGGAAATTTAGACTTACTTTTGATACACTGAACCGTAAAGAAATTTAATGTAATAATTTGAAAATAAAGTATCCAACCTACAAATTAGAATAAACATAGAATTTAAAAAGAATTTTACCCTATTA from Candidatus Nitrosocosmicus hydrocola carries:
- a CDS encoding endonuclease/exonuclease/phosphatase family protein produces the protein MRIATFNVENMFERPLAMNLPSWEDGKKVLKDFDDLTNLIQNQTYTEQIKQDILKIMGQHKGLLANHVSKFISLVEVREKLVKKQKGEYVVVPDGRDKWIGWFELKKDTIKEVAIENTARVINELKADILCVVEAENRISLKRFNEMMLPKLNGQPFNHIMLIDGNDDRGIDVGITTRKPFEIKSMVSHIDDDDNEGQIFSRDCAEYHVSTGSDKDLVVLINHFKSKGFGNQQDNNKKRRRQAKKVRDIYNELAKKFEYVIVAGDLNDTPDSVPLKPLLGNGSNLVDVMKHEKYVGDGRPGTHGNGSKGGKLDYILMSPEVGKKVKLGGIERRGVWGGKNGDLFPHFPEIKSAKDAASDHAALWIDVDL